The Deltaproteobacteria bacterium genome includes a window with the following:
- a CDS encoding acyl carrier protein: MKNEDIQKAIMKALGDIAPDADLGSLRPDRDMREELDIDSMDFLNFVVALKEALGVEVPEADYEKILTVNNCIVYLAKRAG; encoded by the coding sequence ATGAAGAATGAGGATATCCAGAAAGCTATCATGAAAGCCCTGGGCGATATCGCTCCTGATGCCGATCTGGGTTCACTCAGACCGGATCGTGACATGCGGGAAGAACTGGATATCGATTCGATGGATTTCCTCAATTTTGTCGTGGCGCTCAAGGAGGCGCTGGGCGTGGAAGTTCCCGAAGCTGATTATGAAAAGATCCTGACCGTCAACAACTGCATTGTCTATCTGGCAAAGCGGGCCGGCTAG
- a CDS encoding 2-oxo acid dehydrogenase subunit E2, giving the protein MAEFVMPSLGADMGEGKLVAWRKKPGDAIRRGEIIAEVETDKAAVDVECHINGVIERFLVEPGQKVPVGTVLALIRTAAEKESSLPVPPAPAAMLTEKPTPAAPVKAPAISPTAPAPTAYRPQITAAESRLRISPYAARLAAELGLSLKGMAGTGPGGAISARDVAAAASSKQSGTGSAVIPAIEADTPHVRMRRAIAASMSRSKREIPHYYLSQAIDFTTALDWVTSENGKLPVEKRMIHAVLLLKATALALREVPELNALWEDGRSVQKENIHVGAAISLRGGGLIAPALHDTDKADLAELMQRFRDLVKRGRAGKLKSSEMTDPTITVTSLGDQGVDSLFGVIYPPQVAIVGFGAPMERPWVRDGKTALRRVITATLSGDHRVTDGHQGARLLVAIDRILQEPEKLR; this is encoded by the coding sequence ATGGCTGAGTTTGTCATGCCGAGCCTTGGCGCCGACATGGGCGAGGGGAAACTTGTTGCCTGGCGGAAAAAGCCAGGCGACGCGATTCGTCGGGGTGAGATCATTGCCGAAGTGGAAACCGACAAGGCAGCCGTGGATGTCGAATGCCATATTAATGGAGTGATCGAGCGATTTCTTGTCGAACCCGGACAGAAGGTTCCGGTCGGGACGGTCCTTGCCCTGATTCGCACCGCTGCCGAAAAAGAGTCCTCTCTTCCGGTTCCGCCGGCACCAGCGGCCATGCTTACGGAAAAACCTACCCCCGCAGCTCCAGTAAAAGCTCCAGCAATATCTCCGACAGCACCCGCGCCCACTGCTTACCGCCCGCAGATCACCGCGGCAGAGTCGCGGTTACGGATATCTCCCTATGCTGCAAGGCTCGCAGCAGAACTCGGCCTAAGCCTCAAGGGCATGGCTGGAACAGGCCCCGGCGGCGCCATTTCAGCCCGTGATGTCGCGGCAGCAGCTTCCAGCAAGCAGTCCGGAACCGGCTCCGCAGTTATCCCAGCCATTGAAGCCGATACGCCACATGTCCGGATGCGGCGGGCCATTGCGGCATCCATGAGCCGGTCGAAGCGGGAGATTCCGCACTATTATCTTTCGCAAGCCATTGATTTCACTACTGCTCTCGACTGGGTCACGTCGGAAAACGGGAAGCTACCGGTGGAAAAACGGATGATCCATGCTGTCCTGCTGCTCAAGGCTACGGCTCTCGCCCTGCGTGAAGTTCCGGAACTCAATGCGCTTTGGGAGGACGGCCGTTCTGTTCAGAAAGAAAATATCCATGTGGGAGCGGCAATTTCCCTGCGCGGAGGCGGACTTATCGCTCCGGCACTGCACGACACCGACAAGGCTGATCTTGCCGAACTGATGCAGCGGTTCCGTGATCTTGTGAAACGGGGCCGGGCCGGCAAGCTGAAAAGTTCGGAAATGACCGATCCCACCATTACCGTCACCAGCCTGGGCGATCAGGGAGTGGATTCGCTGTTTGGTGTCATTTACCCGCCGCAAGTGGCGATCGTCGGGTTTGGAGCACCCATGGAACGGCCTTGGGTGAGAGACGGAAAAACAGCTTTACGCCGGGTGATTACTGCGACCCTTTCGGGCGATCACCGGGTAACTGACGGACACCAGGGCGCCCGGCTTCTGGTTGCCATTGATCGGATACTTCAGGAACCGGAGAAGCTGAGATGA
- the cysD gene encoding sulfate adenylyltransferase subunit CysD: MAVPKNSEMKPYQLTHLKQLEAESIHIIREVAAEFDNPVMLYSIGKDSSVMLHLALKAFHPGKLPFPLLHVDTRWKFRDMIRFRDETAKRLGLDLRVHINPEGVAQNINPFDHGSQKHTQIMKTESLLQALNAGGYNAAFGGARRDEEKSRAKERVYSFRDRFHRWDPKNQRPELWKLYNGKVNKGESIRVFPLSNWTELDVWQYVYLENIPIVPLYFAAMRPVVEREGNLIMVDDDRFRFLPGEKPVMKKVRFRTLGCYPLSGAIESEADTLPAIIQEMLLAKQSERQGRMIDYDEQGSMEQKKREGYF; encoded by the coding sequence ATGGCAGTGCCGAAAAACTCCGAGATGAAACCCTACCAGCTTACCCACTTAAAGCAGCTCGAAGCCGAGAGCATACATATCATCCGCGAGGTTGCCGCCGAGTTCGACAACCCGGTGATGCTGTATTCGATTGGCAAGGATTCATCGGTGATGCTGCATCTGGCGCTGAAGGCGTTTCATCCGGGCAAACTCCCGTTTCCGCTGCTGCATGTCGATACCCGGTGGAAATTCCGAGACATGATCAGGTTCCGGGACGAGACGGCCAAACGGCTGGGACTCGATCTGCGTGTCCACATCAACCCCGAAGGAGTCGCCCAGAACATCAATCCGTTCGACCACGGCAGCCAGAAGCATACCCAGATCATGAAAACCGAGTCGCTGCTTCAGGCACTGAACGCCGGCGGATACAACGCGGCCTTCGGCGGTGCGCGCCGCGACGAGGAGAAATCCCGCGCCAAGGAGCGGGTCTATTCGTTTCGTGACCGGTTTCACCGGTGGGATCCCAAAAACCAGCGGCCGGAGCTGTGGAAACTTTACAACGGGAAGGTGAACAAGGGGGAGAGCATCCGCGTCTTCCCGCTTTCCAACTGGACCGAGCTGGACGTTTGGCAGTACGTGTACCTGGAAAATATACCGATCGTGCCGCTCTATTTTGCCGCCATGCGGCCGGTGGTCGAGCGCGAAGGCAACCTCATCATGGTGGATGATGACCGGTTCCGGTTCCTGCCGGGAGAAAAGCCGGTCATGAAGAAAGTCAGGTTCCGTACGTTGGGCTGCTATCCTCTCTCCGGTGCCATCGAGTCAGAGGCCGACACCCTGCCTGCCATCATCCAGGAAATGCTGCTGGCCAAGCAGTCCGAACGCCAGGGACGCATGATTGACTACGACGAGCAGGGCTCGATGGAGCAGAAGAAACGGGAGGGATATTTCTGA
- the cysN gene encoding sulfate adenylyltransferase subunit CysN produces MSHQSELIEKDIEAYLAEHERKELLRFLTCGSVDDGKSTLIGRLLHDTRMIYEDQLQAIHRDSQKGGSAGGELDLSLLVDGLKAEREQGITIDVAYRYFSTAKRKFIIADTPGHEQYTRNMVTGASTCDLAIILIDARNGIATQTLRHSFIAALLGIRHIAVAINKMDAVEYSREIFDRIRANYLAFSGKLGMKDIAFLPLSALKGDNVVERSRNTPWYDGPVLMEYLETVPVSDSTDLKNLRFPVQYVIRPNLDFRGFAGTIASGIVKPGDDIVALPSRKTSRIRAITTYDGPLSEAFAGQAPVITLETEIDVSRGDMLAHPTSIPHAGHDVDAMLVWMADEPMVPGRQYAAKHTTRITNAIINTLHYRVDVNTMERQQGSTLSLNEIGRCGVTFSDPIAWDPYAKNRTTGAFIIIDRLTNVTVGAGMILDPEIGDPYSGGARLDTGPDRARSGIVPVTSEERAARFGQQPVTVLLTGYAGSGKRSIAKALERRLFDMGRAVLAIDGDGNYSNLDQSLADSAKLAAGLGQAGFITLLVALAPTRAGRESARRIAGGNFIEIFVSAPLDICRNRDQQGLYVKAQVGDLKNFPGVTGTYEEPSAPDLTIPTYELSVDQCVTRILDLLRERRLLEAKPVTAGGFDI; encoded by the coding sequence ATGTCCCACCAGTCAGAGCTCATCGAAAAGGACATTGAGGCGTATCTGGCCGAGCATGAGCGCAAGGAGCTCCTGCGCTTCCTCACCTGCGGGTCGGTGGATGACGGCAAGAGCACGCTGATCGGCCGCCTGCTTCACGACACACGGATGATCTACGAGGATCAGCTCCAGGCCATTCACCGGGATTCCCAGAAGGGCGGTTCAGCGGGCGGCGAACTGGACCTCTCGCTTCTGGTGGATGGGCTCAAGGCCGAGCGCGAACAGGGAATTACCATTGACGTCGCCTACCGGTATTTTTCCACCGCGAAACGCAAGTTCATCATTGCCGATACTCCGGGACACGAGCAGTACACCCGGAATATGGTGACGGGTGCCTCCACCTGCGATCTTGCCATCATCCTGATCGATGCCCGCAACGGCATCGCCACGCAGACGCTCCGGCACAGTTTCATCGCCGCGCTGCTGGGAATCCGCCACATCGCCGTCGCTATCAACAAGATGGATGCAGTGGAATATTCCCGAGAGATATTCGACAGAATCCGGGCGAACTATCTGGCCTTTTCCGGCAAACTGGGGATGAAGGACATCGCATTCCTTCCGCTGTCGGCACTCAAGGGCGATAACGTGGTCGAGCGGAGCCGGAATACTCCCTGGTACGACGGACCGGTGCTGATGGAGTATCTTGAAACGGTACCGGTTTCAGACAGTACCGACCTGAAGAACCTGCGCTTCCCGGTTCAGTATGTGATTCGTCCGAACCTCGACTTCCGCGGATTCGCGGGAACAATTGCGTCGGGTATCGTGAAGCCGGGTGACGACATCGTCGCCCTGCCTTCACGAAAGACCTCGCGGATCCGGGCGATCACGACCTATGACGGACCGCTTTCCGAGGCATTTGCAGGCCAGGCACCGGTCATCACTCTGGAGACGGAAATCGACGTGAGCCGTGGCGACATGCTCGCCCACCCCACAAGTATTCCGCATGCCGGACATGACGTCGATGCGATGCTCGTCTGGATGGCAGACGAACCGATGGTCCCCGGACGCCAGTATGCAGCCAAGCATACGACCCGGATTACCAATGCCATCATCAATACGCTCCATTACCGTGTAGATGTGAACACGATGGAACGGCAGCAGGGCTCCACCCTCTCGCTGAACGAGATTGGCCGGTGCGGCGTCACCTTCAGCGATCCCATTGCCTGGGATCCCTACGCAAAGAACCGCACAACTGGCGCCTTCATCATCATTGACCGGCTGACCAACGTTACCGTGGGGGCCGGAATGATCCTGGACCCGGAGATCGGCGATCCGTATTCGGGGGGCGCACGGCTCGACACTGGTCCCGACCGGGCACGGAGCGGCATCGTACCCGTGACGTCCGAAGAGCGGGCGGCCCGTTTCGGCCAGCAGCCGGTGACGGTCCTGCTTACCGGCTATGCCGGCTCGGGAAAGCGCAGCATCGCCAAAGCGCTCGAGCGGCGTCTGTTCGATATGGGCCGTGCCGTGCTGGCGATAGACGGCGACGGAAACTACTCAAACCTGGATCAGTCGCTGGCAGATTCAGCGAAGCTGGCCGCGGGACTCGGCCAGGCGGGGTTCATCACGCTGCTGGTGGCACTGGCACCCACCCGTGCCGGCCGTGAAAGCGCCAGAAGGATTGCCGGCGGCAACTTTATCGAGATATTCGTCTCAGCACCACTCGACATCTGCCGCAACCGCGATCAGCAGGGGCTGTACGTGAAGGCGCAGGTGGGTGATCTGAAAAACTTCCCCGGCGTCACCGGCACCTATGAGGAACCCTCTGCTCCCGATCTCACCATACCGACCTATGAACTGTCCGTAGACCAGTGCGTGACCCGTATTCTGGACTTGCTTCGGGAGCGCAGGCTCCTTGAGGCCAAGCCGGTCACAGCTGGCGGATTCGATATCTGA
- the acsA gene encoding acetate--CoA ligase, whose protein sequence is MLEGYQPIRKTESDRSGANLKDYDGTRRTFTWDEAKKLVTGLPGGGGLNIAYEAADRHATGSNAGHTAIRWLGKHGTNRDITYAELSSLSNRFANVLASLGVAAGERICVLMGRVPELYISAIGILKHRAVFCPMFSAFGPEPIQTRVSISGATVLITSESLYRKKVAQIREKLPALRHVILVSDEGGAVSEPGCLDFATLMSGASDSYEIGPTDPEMPAILHFTSGTTGTPKGAIHVHQAVVVHQLTGKFALDLHPDDVFWCTADPGWVTGTSYGIIAPLTLGVTNIVDEADFAVDRWYGILQEQKVTVWYTAPTAIRMLMKAGEEPVKKYDLSRVRFMGSVGEPLNPEAVVWSERVLGKPFHDNWWQTETGGIMVANYACMDIRPGSMGRPLPGIEAALIAKQEDGSLKIITEPGVQGELALRPGWPSMFRGYWNNEERYRKSFADGWYLSGDLALRDADGYYWFVGRADDVIKTAGHLIGPFEVESTLMQHPSVAEAGVIGKPDPVAMEVIKAFVTLKKGIIANDNLKRDLMAFARKRLGPAVAPREIEIRDWLPKTRSGKIMRRLLKAQELGLPPGDISTLEEQS, encoded by the coding sequence ATGCTTGAGGGTTACCAGCCAATCCGGAAGACCGAAAGCGACCGATCCGGTGCCAATCTGAAAGACTACGATGGCACCCGACGGACCTTCACATGGGACGAAGCAAAGAAGCTGGTTACTGGCCTGCCTGGAGGGGGGGGGCTCAACATCGCATATGAAGCGGCCGACCGGCATGCGACCGGTTCCAATGCCGGGCACACAGCGATCCGCTGGCTGGGGAAGCACGGGACGAATCGTGATATCACCTATGCCGAACTGTCCTCACTGTCGAACCGTTTCGCTAATGTCTTGGCATCGCTTGGAGTTGCGGCAGGAGAGCGGATTTGCGTGCTGATGGGCCGCGTCCCGGAACTGTATATTTCAGCCATAGGCATCCTGAAGCACCGGGCCGTTTTCTGCCCCATGTTCTCGGCTTTCGGCCCGGAACCAATTCAGACCCGGGTGTCGATCAGCGGGGCGACTGTTCTGATCACCAGCGAGAGCCTGTACCGGAAGAAAGTCGCCCAGATTCGGGAAAAGCTTCCGGCGCTCCGGCATGTGATTCTCGTGAGTGATGAAGGGGGTGCGGTCAGCGAGCCGGGTTGTCTCGACTTCGCCACTCTTATGTCCGGCGCTTCGGATTCCTACGAGATTGGTCCGACCGATCCTGAGATGCCCGCCATTCTCCATTTTACGAGCGGCACCACCGGTACGCCGAAAGGTGCTATCCATGTCCATCAGGCGGTTGTGGTCCACCAGCTTACGGGCAAGTTTGCACTGGACCTCCATCCAGACGATGTATTCTGGTGCACGGCCGATCCTGGCTGGGTGACCGGCACTTCTTACGGTATCATCGCGCCGCTTACGCTCGGTGTGACGAACATTGTCGACGAAGCCGATTTCGCCGTGGACCGGTGGTACGGCATTCTTCAGGAGCAAAAAGTCACCGTCTGGTATACGGCTCCCACGGCTATCCGGATGCTGATGAAGGCTGGCGAAGAGCCGGTGAAAAAATATGACCTATCCAGGGTCCGGTTTATGGGAAGTGTGGGTGAGCCGCTCAATCCGGAGGCTGTAGTCTGGAGCGAGCGAGTGCTTGGAAAGCCTTTCCATGACAACTGGTGGCAGACCGAGACCGGGGGGATCATGGTGGCGAACTATGCCTGCATGGATATCCGCCCGGGCTCAATGGGCCGACCGTTACCCGGCATCGAGGCGGCTCTGATCGCAAAGCAGGAAGACGGCAGCCTCAAAATTATCACCGAACCCGGCGTCCAGGGCGAACTGGCGCTGCGTCCTGGCTGGCCGTCCATGTTCCGGGGTTACTGGAATAACGAGGAGCGTTACCGGAAGAGTTTTGCCGACGGATGGTACCTGTCGGGAGACCTCGCATTACGCGATGCCGATGGATACTACTGGTTCGTGGGCCGGGCCGACGACGTCATCAAAACAGCGGGCCATCTCATCGGCCCGTTCGAGGTTGAAAGTACCCTGATGCAGCATCCCTCGGTCGCAGAGGCAGGTGTCATCGGTAAACCCGATCCCGTGGCGATGGAGGTCATCAAGGCATTCGTGACGCTGAAGAAGGGAATTATTGCGAACGACAATCTGAAGCGCGATCTGATGGCCTTTGCCCGCAAGCGGCTCGGCCCGGCCGTTGCTCCCCGCGAAATTGAGATCCGCGACTGGTTGCCCAAGACCCGGAGTGGCAAGATCATGCGGCGGCTCCTGAAAGCGCAGGAACTGGGCCTTCCGCCAGGGGACATCTCAACGCTTGAAGAACAGAGCTAG
- a CDS encoding PAS domain-containing protein translates to MLCRGDNGVIRVRRTVKRPAEPWVLFADTADGVWASGATGRILFWNPAAERILGYSAQETIGRPCRDIFCGRDYNGNRLCGWPCPIKMQLGEGEPVQHFDMLTHTNTGEPVWLDVSSLSLPRKGGRPTATVHFFRDTTVAHQIDGLVRNELVRSKLSTSVVIPALISKLTSRELQVLELLRAGATTGDISRQFSISRATARNHIQNIFRKLRVHSRIEAVAYANRLTRQEPIAEVQPYALQ, encoded by the coding sequence TTGCTGTGCAGAGGGGATAATGGAGTAATCAGGGTTAGAAGGACTGTGAAACGGCCAGCAGAACCTTGGGTGCTCTTTGCTGATACGGCTGACGGCGTCTGGGCCAGCGGTGCAACGGGTCGAATTCTGTTCTGGAACCCGGCAGCGGAGCGTATCCTGGGATACTCCGCCCAGGAAACCATCGGCCGGCCATGCCGGGATATTTTCTGCGGACGTGACTATAACGGCAACAGGCTTTGCGGCTGGCCGTGCCCCATCAAGATGCAACTCGGCGAGGGAGAACCAGTTCAGCACTTCGACATGCTGACCCATACCAATACCGGAGAACCTGTCTGGCTTGATGTCAGCAGTCTCTCCCTCCCTCGAAAAGGGGGGCGGCCCACTGCAACTGTCCACTTTTTCCGGGACACCACGGTGGCTCACCAGATTGACGGGCTTGTTCGCAACGAACTGGTCCGCTCAAAGCTGTCGACCTCCGTGGTAATCCCGGCGCTGATCAGCAAGCTGACATCAAGGGAACTGCAGGTTCTTGAACTTCTGCGGGCCGGTGCAACAACAGGCGATATCTCCAGACAGTTCTCCATCAGCAGGGCTACGGCGAGAAACCACATCCAGAATATTTTCAGAAAACTCCGGGTCCATTCACGTATCGAGGCCGTTGCCTACGCCAACCGGCTCACCCGGCAAGAGCCCATCGCCGAGGTTCAGCCCTACGCATTGCAGTAA
- a CDS encoding alpha/beta fold hydrolase encodes MHRSLKLVTAAALLLAVLVIPLHAEEIQIRTTDGVLLRGTWRAAEGGGERTALLLHMLGRTRADFEPLAAELLAQGISSFAIDFRGHGESVKQAGSEAVLNYREFDHLTWPGILKDVAPAIQFIESKGVTRSSITFVGGSIGANAAVIAASGDRQVRAAVLLSPGMDYRGLRIGDALDGWGNRPLLVLATSGDTYSLSTAQKIRDRFAGQNRVKVEIYPGQTAHGTELFTGVPGATKKIADWIVAN; translated from the coding sequence ATGCACCGGTCATTGAAACTGGTTACTGCCGCCGCACTGCTGCTGGCGGTGCTGGTGATTCCGCTCCATGCCGAGGAGATCCAGATCCGTACAACCGACGGGGTGCTTTTGCGCGGCACCTGGCGGGCCGCCGAAGGCGGCGGTGAACGTACGGCGCTTCTGCTGCACATGCTGGGCAGGACACGTGCGGATTTTGAACCGCTCGCGGCAGAGCTGCTGGCGCAGGGAATATCGTCGTTTGCCATCGACTTCCGGGGACACGGTGAATCGGTCAAGCAGGCGGGATCAGAAGCAGTCCTTAACTACCGGGAGTTTGATCACCTCACATGGCCCGGCATCCTCAAGGATGTCGCACCCGCAATCCAGTTCATCGAATCGAAGGGGGTCACGCGCAGCAGCATCACCTTTGTAGGCGGTTCGATCGGAGCCAACGCGGCAGTGATTGCCGCATCCGGTGACCGGCAGGTCCGGGCGGCGGTTTTGCTCTCGCCGGGCATGGATTACCGCGGCCTTAGGATCGGTGACGCACTGGATGGCTGGGGCAACCGCCCCCTGCTGGTGCTGGCCACAAGTGGCGACACCTACAGCCTGTCGACCGCCCAGAAAATCCGCGACCGGTTCGCCGGACAGAACCGGGTGAAAGTGGAAATCTATCCCGGCCAGACGGCCCACGGAACCGAACTGTTCACCGGCGTGCCGGGCGCAACAAAAAAGATCGCCGACTGGATAGTTGCCAACTAG
- a CDS encoding NADP-dependent malic enzyme, which translates to MSIRNQALEYHSSGRKGKIEVVPTKPCTTQRDLSLAYTPGVAQPCLEIEGNPDLAYEYTAKGNLVAVISNGTAVLGLGNIGPLAGKPVMEGKGVLFKRFADVDVFDIEIKADTVDEMVKIISALEPTFGGINLEDIKAPECFEVERQLSEKMNIPIFHDDQHGTAIISAAAFLNALELTGRDIKNTRVVFSGAGAAAIATARLYHSLGLPKQNVLLVDTKGVVYRGRTDGMNPYKEEFAADTSKRTLAEAMEGADAFIGVSVKDLVTQDMVRAMAKTPIVFAMANPDPEITYESATAARSDVIMATGRSDYPNQVNNVLGFPFIFRGALDVRAKAINVEMKLAAVRALAELAKEDVPDSVLAAYNVKRLSFGKEYLIPKPFDPRVLTWVAPAVAQAATETGVARLPLTDVDAYREQLAQRVDRSRVILRPIFKKAKSELRKIVFPEGDHPSILRAAAALVEDKFCRPVLLGPEKLIEAGLERYEVDPAQVDIINPVVSEAHNAYTKELWELRQRRGMTEVEASRWVRRRLVYGALMVRTGDAHGMVAGVTRNYPEVIETAIDLVGIREPHTLTAGVYMMVHKGQSMLFSDALVNMDPTPEQLAEITEITVSVAPMLGIDPPRVAMLSFSNFGSVNNAMSQKMQRAVELVRARCPSLIVDGELQPDVALTAETLHEYFPFSRLKEPANVLIFPSLSAANIAYKLVHKLGAADSIGPILVGLNRPVNWIPRIASPEEIVKTTAITVNQSHEAEQFHRRRKAV; encoded by the coding sequence ATGAGCATCCGTAACCAGGCCCTCGAATATCACTCCTCCGGACGCAAGGGGAAGATTGAAGTTGTCCCGACCAAGCCCTGCACCACCCAGAGAGATCTTTCCCTCGCCTACACACCGGGAGTGGCGCAGCCCTGCCTTGAAATCGAGGGAAACCCGGACCTCGCCTATGAATACACGGCCAAGGGAAATCTGGTAGCCGTGATCTCCAACGGGACCGCCGTGCTGGGTCTCGGCAATATCGGCCCGTTGGCCGGCAAGCCTGTGATGGAAGGCAAGGGCGTCCTCTTCAAGCGGTTCGCCGACGTGGACGTATTCGATATCGAGATCAAGGCCGACACCGTTGACGAGATGGTCAAGATCATCAGCGCGCTGGAACCGACCTTTGGCGGCATCAACCTGGAAGATATCAAGGCCCCGGAATGTTTCGAGGTGGAGCGGCAGCTCAGCGAGAAAATGAACATTCCGATCTTCCATGACGACCAGCATGGAACCGCGATCATCTCTGCCGCCGCATTCCTGAACGCACTGGAACTGACAGGCCGCGACATCAAGAATACCCGCGTCGTCTTCTCGGGAGCCGGAGCCGCCGCCATTGCCACGGCCCGGCTGTACCATTCGCTCGGTCTTCCCAAACAGAACGTGCTTCTGGTGGACACCAAGGGCGTGGTTTACCGGGGCCGCACGGATGGAATGAACCCCTACAAGGAGGAGTTCGCCGCCGACACGTCCAAGCGGACGCTCGCCGAGGCGATGGAGGGAGCCGACGCATTTATCGGCGTGTCAGTGAAGGATCTCGTCACCCAGGACATGGTCAGGGCGATGGCAAAGACTCCAATCGTGTTCGCCATGGCGAACCCTGATCCCGAAATCACCTATGAATCCGCCACCGCCGCCCGCAGCGACGTCATCATGGCTACGGGCCGGTCGGACTACCCGAACCAGGTAAACAACGTGCTGGGTTTCCCGTTCATCTTCCGCGGTGCGCTGGACGTCCGTGCCAAGGCAATCAACGTGGAAATGAAGCTGGCCGCCGTCCGGGCCCTCGCCGAACTGGCCAAGGAAGACGTACCGGACAGCGTGCTGGCTGCCTACAACGTGAAGCGTCTTTCGTTCGGCAAGGAATATCTCATTCCCAAGCCATTCGATCCGCGTGTGCTCACCTGGGTTGCTCCGGCGGTGGCGCAGGCAGCCACCGAAACGGGAGTTGCCCGGCTTCCACTGACTGATGTCGACGCCTATCGCGAGCAGCTCGCCCAGCGCGTGGACCGATCGCGCGTAATCCTGCGGCCGATCTTCAAGAAGGCCAAGTCCGAGCTCCGCAAGATTGTTTTCCCCGAGGGCGACCATCCTTCCATTCTCCGCGCCGCTGCCGCACTGGTCGAGGACAAGTTCTGCCGTCCGGTTCTCCTTGGACCGGAGAAGCTGATCGAGGCCGGCCTGGAACGGTACGAAGTCGATCCGGCGCAGGTGGACATCATCAACCCCGTGGTAAGCGAGGCCCACAACGCCTACACGAAGGAACTGTGGGAACTGCGCCAGCGGCGGGGCATGACCGAAGTGGAAGCAAGCCGCTGGGTGCGCCGCCGTCTTGTCTATGGCGCATTGATGGTGCGGACAGGCGATGCACATGGCATGGTGGCCGGTGTCACCCGGAACTACCCGGAAGTGATCGAAACGGCTATTGATCTCGTCGGGATCCGTGAACCGCACACCCTTACCGCAGGCGTCTACATGATGGTCCACAAGGGCCAGTCGATGCTGTTCTCCGACGCGCTGGTCAACATGGACCCGACACCCGAGCAGCTTGCCGAGATTACAGAGATCACGGTTAGCGTTGCGCCGATGCTGGGCATCGACCCGCCGCGCGTGGCAATGCTCTCGTTCTCGAACTTTGGCTCTGTCAACAATGCCATGAGCCAGAAGATGCAGCGGGCGGTTGAACTGGTGCGGGCCCGGTGCCCCAGCCTGATCGTGGACGGCGAACTCCAGCCCGACGTGGCACTCACGGCCGAAACGCTGCATGAATACTTCCCGTTCTCACGGCTCAAGGAACCGGCCAATGTTCTGATCTTCCCGTCGCTTTCGGCCGCGAACATTGCCTACAAGCTGGTGCACAAACTGGGTGCGGCCGATTCCATCGGTCCGATCCTGGTGGGCCTGAACCGTCCGGTGAACTGGATTCCGCGCATTGCTTCCCCAGAAGAGATCGTCAAGACGACGGCGATCACGGTCAATCAGAGCCACGAGGCAGAGCAGTTCCACCGCCGCCGCAAGGCGGTGTGA